The genomic stretch TTCTTTTGCTTCAACGGAGTAAGTAAAAGCGCCATAACCATCCTGCCAGCCGGTAAAATCCGGAAAAAGATTTTTACTTTTTATGTAATCGGTACTTGCTAATTTTATGTTTTTTACTAAATCTGCCAAAGCAACAGACGGATGAAGATGTGTTACAATATGCAAGTGATTTTCAATTCCGCCAATTTGATATAAATGACAATTTTTATTTTTTAAAATGCCCCAAATATATTTGTACAATTCTTTACGGTTTTCGGCATTCAGCGTTGCCTCCCTGTTTTTTGTACTATAAACAATTTGATATAATATCTGAGTATATGTACTCATATTATTTTTCTGATTACTGAATTGAGTTATCCTTTGTTTGCCAACTGTCCGCAGGCTGCATCAATGTCTTTTCCCCGGCTGCGGCGCAAGCGTGCATTCACTTTGTGCGATTCAAGATAGTTCATAAATGCTTCAACTCTTTCATCTGTGGGCTTGGAAAATTTACTCGCATCAATCGGATTGTATTCGATTAAATTGACCAAATCCGCAGGCACACGGCGATAAACTTTTACCAGTTCTTCCGCATCTTTCAGACTGTCGTTAAAGTTCTGAAACAGAATGTATTCAAAGGTCACAGGCTGTTTTGTTTTTTTGTAATAATAATTTAGTGCATCCACTAAAGAATTAATATTGTTACTTTCATTAATCGGCATTATCTCGTTACGCTTCGTATCATTCGCAGCGTGTAGCGAAAGCGCGAGTTTGAATTTTGCATTATCATCGCCGAGCTTCTTAATCATTTTTGCAACGCCTGCGGTTGAAACCGTGATGCGGCGCGGGCTCATAGCTAATCCGTCTTCCGAAGAAATACGTTCAACTGCTTTCATCACATTGGTATAA from Arachidicoccus sp. BS20 encodes the following:
- the tnpA gene encoding IS200/IS605 family transposase, whose product is MSTYTQILYQIVYSTKNREATLNAENRKELYKYIWGILKNKNCHLYQIGGIENHLHIVTHLHPSVALADLVKNIKLASTDYIKSKNLFPDFTGWQDGYGAFTYSVEAKENLINYVKNQEEHHRKKTFVEEYKELLNEHNIEFDEKYLL
- the rlmN gene encoding 23S rRNA (adenine(2503)-C(2))-methyltransferase RlmN, coding for MESPKQNIRHLNLSELESYFVSHGEKKFRAKQVHEWIWQKGASSFDDMSNLSKDLRKYLSDHFSFPAIAIDTLQKSSDGTIKSRFRTFDKHLVEGVLIPTDERKTACVSSQIGCSLTCKFCATGYMERKRNLTYDEIYDQVVLINQQSLKEYQQKLSNIVFMGMGEPLLNYTNVMKAVERISSEDGLAMSPRRITVSTAGVAKMIKKLGDDNAKFKLALSLHAANDTKRNEIMPINESNNINSLVDALNYYYKKTKQPVTFEYILFQNFNDSLKDAEELVKVYRRVPADLVNLIEYNPIDASKFSKPTDERVEAFMNYLESHKVNARLRRSRGKDIDAACGQLANKG